The Syntrophales bacterium region AAAACTGTCCTTACAATTTTGTCCACCATAATTGGTTGAAAGTTGGGATCATACTCTTTCCCGGATTTCAGGACACCAAAGATAACGTGAACCAGTTTCCGCATAATCGCGCAGACAATCACTTTCCCATTTTTGCCTTTGTCTTTAAGTCGGTTATAAAAGGCAATCATCACTGGATTGCATTGAATCGACACCAACGCCGGCATGTACAGGGCTTTCCTGAGCCGAGCATGTCCGATCTTACATATCCTGGGTTTGCCTTTAATAGATGATCCTGAGAGCGTTTCCTTCGGTGCGAGACCGATGAATGCCACCAGCTCACGAACATGGTTAAATTTTTCCAGATCATCTAATTCTGCCAGGATGTGAGGAATGGTTACCTTCCCAAGAGCAGGAATAGAATCCAGCAAATCCTTTTTCCGTTTAAGAGTTGGATCTTGTCCTATCAGATCGGCAATTTGTTTTCTGATCTTTTCAATCTCTTGATCCAAATAAGCGATATGTTCTTTGATCAAAAGAGAGACAGATTCATGTGCCGTGCCGATCCGATTTTTCTCTTGGCTTCGCATGTCGATCAGGCTATCTACCCGCCTGACCAAAGCTCTCAGGGATCTGATCTCCGGTGAAGGCGGAATCCATGCACCTGGTTTCATAGCCAAACAGAACCGGGCAATCAAGGCGGCATCAAGTTTATCTGTCTTGG contains the following coding sequences:
- a CDS encoding IS110 family transposase, which encodes MSVAVLGIDIAKQKFDAALLVEGKTKHKTCKNSAEGFEMLRLWLEKQGVQGLHACMEATGNYGEELAIYLHEAGHMVSVVNPARIKGFAQSELLRTKTDKLDAALIARFCLAMKPGAWIPPSPEIRSLRALVRRVDSLIDMRSQEKNRIGTAHESVSLLIKEHIAYLDQEIEKIRKQIADLIGQDPTLKRKKDLLDSIPALGKVTIPHILAELDDLEKFNHVRELVAFIGLAPKETLSGSSIKGKPRICKIGHARLRKALYMPALVSIQCNPVMIAFYNRLKDKGKNGKVIVCAIMRKLVHVIFGVLKSGKEYDPNFQPIMVDKIVRTVFSIS